A stretch of DNA from Pyxicephalus adspersus chromosome 5, UCB_Pads_2.0, whole genome shotgun sequence:
ATCTGGATCCTAGGAAAACAATGGACTATAAGACGCTGCTCAGTGTTTGGATCTGTACAATCATTAGCATCCACTTCTAAAGTTTTACGGAATACATCCTTTCCTTTTAGCAAATCTTTACACCTTCATAAAATGttaccagctttaaaaaaaaatgttcagatcaGGAAGCCTTATCCCAAATGTGCAATGTCAGGTGATGCCAAGATCCCACCAACACAAACATCTGAGCCAAATGAACCATTCCCAGTGATAGGAGGTAGGAACATAGTTCATGGCTGTGCCTGAGCAGGTAACAAGACAAATTCATTTAATCAAGACTGCTCTTATTTTATCATTTAGCCCCTACATACATTGAAATTGTCATACTATTCTACAATATCTTTCCTTATCAACCTTTTGTGTTTTAACTTAAATGTAGCAGCTTTCTTGGGAAAAAAGGACTAAAAGACTCTCAAAATAGTTGTTACCCAAAACTCATTTAGAGACAATGATATGTCTTGAAGCTAAACTCCTGGCAAACAACTTAATATGCATGAGAAATTCATACATGGGAACTGTTTGTAAATCTGTGCAGCCATTATTGTCATTTAGATATTGCTGTTGGACAGCACAGCCAGATCCCTGATCCCCATTACAGCAGCAGCACAACTTGGTTCAAAACACTGATAAAATACACCACCAGCTTTCTGAATGTTCAACAAATAAGTGGAAGAACAATAATTTGGTCAAATCTGTTGGAATGTTTGCTGTCAGCAAATTTGTAGAGCCTGCCTGGCTCATATCGCTGACCCTTCCTGGCATCGCTGGTACATGTGCTGCTCTGCAAGGGATTACAGATTTTGGCAAATGTAGGTACATGCAttcacttcatttaaaaaaaaaatccctgcatTCATTGGaacttttgtaatatttgcattGTTCAGTGTTTCATAAAACAAATAGTCCAATATAAATCCAAATACAATTGTTCTGGCCAATAAAAGACATACAATCTCTGACTTCTGATCGCCTTCATTACTGTATTGCTTGATACGTTTTATGACTAGTGGCAGTGTGTTGATGGTAAGTGTTCCTCCATCAGTGTCCATTATATCCCCAGGATGAGGGAAGACTCTGCAGCCTCTTGAAGAACACAAGCAGCAGGAAGACGCACGTCTTTGTGGAttcctttttttgtgcattttttatgatccttcatttgtttacattgtcTACACTGACACAAAACAATTAAATACTATGACTAACGAAAGGATGCCTTAAAAGTTCCTCCGCTGTGGGCCTCCTTTTCTCTTCCACGAATATTACTTTCATGAAATCTCTACAGGAATCTGAAACATTGTCCGGCAGCCTGGGCTTTGTTGGCTGGGTAGCTATTTTAAAAATGGCAGCCATTGCTTCATATTCTGCCCACGGTGGTTTTTCTGTCAGCATTTCCACAACGGTGCAGGCCACACTCCTTTAAGACAAACAAGAAAAGAAGTGAATTAGTCTTCTAGAACCATTCCTTGAGAACTTGGTATATTGGCAAATTGGGATAAATAACAAGCGGCCTATGTTTAAAGTTATGCAGCTGGATGATTTATGCTTTTAGGATAACCTCGAGCAGAAGAGatggaataataataaagatggatAATAAAGTGTATGggaaaaaacatagtttttttatatttagattaagAAATGTTGAAAACCAATTTGTGGTATTTAAGTCTACTCTTTATAGAAGCGAGAGGAAAATTGGCTGATGGACTTTAGGGTTTTTTAGATTTGCAGTTGACTACAGCATTGTACCACAGACTCAACCACACTCCTAATTGCTCCCATTCAAGCAAGTTGGAGCAGTTGGGTACTATTTTGTACACACGATTCTACCCAGTTGCATTGCGGAGGGATTGTGGCACGGTTCCTGGAATAAactgtaaagcgctgcgtaatatgtcagtgctctataaatactgtgtactaataataataataatatattgcaatcACAAATGTGAAAGAGGCCATCAGAtcttgtaactttgtaaatttgtGAACACTTGAAGAGGCACATTGTATGGACAAATTATTTCcagcaataatccctcctacaaATTTCTAAAGGTCACTAGCAATATAATAAACCGAATAGTAATTTAAGGTTAAGCCAAGCAATTTGTAGCCAAGTCTTTAGGAGTGAATAAAGAGCATTTTTTGGTGATCCTGTAAGTGAATCACAAGTAGATCTAGTCTATAGAATACTTGCACTTGATTGCAAAGATCTATTCAAATTAATCATAATTATGGTTATAATAtccataaaaataatgtttagagGAAATCTATTGGTGCCTGCTGTGCTTCACTAACGGCTTGTTTACAGCAGTCTACAGCATGCTGCATCTTATTCAGCACAGTTCACATGGctgtattgcttttttaaaacttttggaaGTTTCAGCATTTTAGAACACAGTGTActcaattgttttatattttaaatggtatttcTAAGTCATGTTGACCGGTTATTGTACTGGCAATTTGTGTGCATTCAACAGTGTTCTTTTCACATTGATTCACTTAATCTGTCACTGGGGACTGATCTGGAATACCTACCACACATCCGCTTTCCTCCCATATCCTTCTCCGCTGATCACCTCTGGACTCATCCACTATGGGGTCCCTGTCACCGATTTAATTCCGGTCCCAGACATACAGATGGTTTGGATGCGTTTGCTGGCCCCAAAGTCACCAAGTTTTACATTCCCAGCTGAGTCTCTTAAAATATTGGCACCTGTACATGATGGATAAAACATCTGTAATATCATGTGTTCATAAGATAATCCTGTCTCTTGCTATTGTTATAAACGAGAACAAGGTTTAAAAATCCAGGAAACAGCCAGGCAATGTGCCATAGTTGGAGAAGCCAGGGCTTTATCTCTCGTACTCAGTCTTCCTGTGGTATCTCTTATTACTTGTACGCAGTGGTATCTAGGATTTAATTATTAGTATATACTATTTATTGAACACTACCTCTCAGACTgatctaaaatgccattattCCATTGTGCTACTCCCTTGAGTCATAGTAATTCCTGTAGAAATACTCTGAAGAATCTGACCCTGTTCCataataataaaggaatattGTAGAACACTAAAATGATATGTATTATACTACAGACCTTGGCAAACAGCCATATTAGCAATGTTCATCCAAAGAAATTATGATTCTGAGTTTTGTGTGACTATCCTTCACTTGAgctgaaatgtattctttttttcagtatCAGGAAAAAATCAACAAATAGCACAAACATGGAACAAAAAATGGAAGAAtggaacaaaaaaatcacacaagaAGTTCATAAGAATAAATTCAACCTGTCAGctttgaaatagaaataaaaacagcaaatacaAGAAAACCATTGTTGCAAAGAATGTAAAGAATTACACTCAAAAGCTGGAGGACTGTGTGTCAGGAGGTCAGGACAACCAACATTAGATTGCAGGTTGTCTCTGATCTTTTATTATACAGCTGAAAACATAGTAAGTAAAGCTTATTAAAGGGGAAACTATATAACATAAGCATCAGTTAATCAGCTCTGTAAACCAAACAAGCTCCTTCAGCAAAGCAATTAAAGAATAAGTGCACTTAGTATAGCCCTCTTTTACTGCCAATCCTTGTAACCAGTGCACAGCCCTGTACTTTGAATTCCAATAATGGAAAGCTTTCCTATAATCTCCTAAACCTTTAAAGACTGTAATATTCATGGCTCCAAAGAAACTATAATTTAATTTTCGAGAGGCAAAAAGAAGCCTAAAGCTCTCTCTGCTATCAGCAAATAATATGAAGAGATCATAAgcaatattttgatatttaccTGACTAAAAATACTGCAATCATTTATATGTTTActtctaaatgtaaaacaaaatatatgtatgttaaacTTTTGATAGGGAGTGAAAGAATATGCTCAGATCCAGGCGTTAGCAAAACTCTAGGTCATTTCCCCCTCACTGTTCATATCATTTGTAATAATAGTTGGttctattgatttaaaaaaaaattatattgtaacaaTGTAGCATCTCCTTCCTCTTACCTTTAATGTCTCTGTGTACAATCATATTGCTGTGTAAGTATGACACTCCTTGCAGAATCTGCCGCGTGTACCGCCGGGTGACGTTTTCTGTAAGTGCACCATAAGCTTTAAGCTGGTCTTTGATCGATCCCTATAAGAAGAggccagaaaagaaaaatgacatcAGAGAAAACAACCAACAGATATCACTTGGAGTTTATGGGGGGTCAGGTCACATGCTGGTTGCTTGAGTTCTGGATAACAGGCACTTTACCGTATATTTAAGTAATCTTTATCTTTACTAGGAGCCTGCTGAAATTATAATTCCTCATTTGAAAGATATTAACAACTGGTTCTTATTCTGGACAGTGCTGAAAGTCCTTTTAGTCATAGTATGATTTACAGAGAATATGCAGCTTACCCCTGGCATGTACTCTACGAAGATGGAGAGCTTCCTTTCTGTGGGGTCCCGCAAACAGCCATAATATTGAACTATTCTTTCATGTCTATGAATCTTCAACAGCTGGATCTCGCACTCCAGTGCATTCACCTCCTGCAACCAAAACAAGCACAAgctagtaaatattttaaacactgaatTATTGCAGTAAAACAGAGCTGGACAAATCCTACATATCAGGTCGACAATGTGCCTAAATTATTATAGTTGgcccagtgttattattataattttcccAGTGAAAGAATGCACTCACAGGCTCATTCACATGATAACCATCCCAAGCCTAGTGCTGCTAGTCAAGCTATAGCAAACATTTAACAGGTTAAGAACATACAATGGATTAGTGTCAATAAAATTGACACTACTGTGCACGGGAGTAAAGATCTCTGCTACTATCTACAAAAGCCCTATACCATACATTACAAAAAGattgtaatttaataaattagctgAAAATTTTCAcccaataaattgtgtaaatattcactttaaatattacccGATCCTGtacatatgaaatatatacaacagaatttatttttacatgattggataagTAAAGTGAAGCTTTTCAAAGACTTCATCAAATCATCATATGTCAATGTTAATATGCAccataaagaaacacaaacaaagtCACTGAATCTGTTATAATGTTTTAGAACCTTATACACCTAgaagtaaaacatacaaaactattcaaaaaaagtttggataGCACTCACCTTGCTTGTCTCCTGACTGTCTGGGTCAAAGGGCACCTGTTTGACAGCCAATTCCCTCCCTGTGTCCACATCATAGCAAAGGTACACTTCCCCAAATGCTCCTCTTCCCAACAGCTTTCCTAATCTCCAGTTCTCAGGGGCCTGTGGAGCTATAACACAATTCCTGTTAGGTAATACTTGGCTTAACACATTTGATAACAAACAAACATGATAATGTTATcaacattttactgcatttaacAAGCCCATATTAAGTTTTAAACCTTTGGACTTTATATAGTCCTGCAAAGACTTATATCTTTAATTATTTGGTAATGACTTAAAATATCTCCACTCCTGTACTTCATGCTGGCACAGTACATTCTTCCATTGCAGAGGAAGAGAAGGGGGCTCGTCTGTTAGTAGTGGTAAATGAACTACTGATACTACTGTGGGGAATGAGGGGAACTACTGATACTACTGTGGGGAATGAGGGGAACTACTGATACTACTGTGGGGAATGAGGGGAACTACTGATACTACTGTGGGGAGTGGGGAATAAACAGCAGTTACTACAAACGCAAATATTGGTGGTAAATATTATAGTAGGAAAGGAGGCTGGTTTATGTAATTGGCAGAATTTGGTATTGTTAGAACTTGggtataggtaaaaaaaagttttgcgaTAATCGGAATACTATCTGGAATGATTAGTGTGGCTTGATTTTCTGTTTGCATTATGTAAAAATGGAAGTctaaatttttaaagctttgtttgGTATCTTGTCCATACACACACACTGGATacttacatttgttgcactggtCAGCAGGTGGGGGATGTAAAAATGGTAAGCTTTTCTCTAAACTTCTCCATCTTGTTTTTCTTGGCTCATCAAACTGCAGAGTACTGTCTCCATTAACACTTCTTGTTCTGCTGCTGGGACCCAGCTGGAACAGATTTTCTGGGGGTACGTAACTTCTAGGAAATGTCCGACGACCTACACAGCACAGTGATAGAAGATTACCAATCTGATGTGATGGAAAATTAAGATAttagaacagaaaatatttagaaCAACAGGGGAAGGTAGGTTGTGGTTGATTCCAGGGCCCTTTCCCTGTGGAGCCTTTAGAGCCATCCTAGCCATAACCAATTGTCTTCCAAGTGGGGCTAAATATGATTAGACATTGTGGGTCAAAAACATGCACAACCTTTGTGGAACCTTCATGTTCTGTAACAGGTTAACAATCAATCACCGGATGGGCACCCACAGTACATTTCCTATGATTACAGGTGAAGACATACAGGAGCTCCCCGAAAGGAGCATTATTCGTTAAGTTGATGAGGTCATATAGGATTCTTAGTTTTAGCAGGGTGTTATGTAAGTTGGTAGTGTTGGATACAGTAGGTATCGGGACGTGCATGTTCTCTGTAGGGAAGCTGTAGGGTTACGGGATTCTCAGTCTACAGCACTAAATGCAGTTTGAAGTTCAGGTGAGCATTAAATCTTGCACTGGGgcttaaatgttgcaagcaaagTCAGACATTGTCTACAAAGTTATAAGGAAAAGTGCACTTTTGTGATAAAAAGTAACGGCTGGGTTGCTAATTGTGGCTATGGATGGTTGGTAATATGTGGTTAATCCTATAAACTTGCAGATCTATAATCATAACTTCTATAATGCAGAATTACCATGGGAATAGCAAAGGCTGGGAAATGAACAGCTAAGCATCTGCTAATCATGATGGGAGTGGTGGAAAAAAGCCGATATTCTGGAACTAATTACAGATGCTAATAGGTGTTAAAAGTGCACTCATACTTTACTTGTTACAACAGCCTAAACTAAGGTTCCTCCAGCGCTTACTAGGGGTTCCATCTTCTTAGATAATCCTTCGCAGATGATTAACAACTAATGTCAATGAACATTTTAGCTTCCTGTAAAATGGTAATTATTCCTAGTAAGGAAGACTCTTCCCCCATCAACATATTGGGGCCTTTCTCCcactttataaaaatgtgtacTTCACTCTATCAATGCAATGGGACCCTACACCACTTACCACTAGTGTAAGGGGGCCCTTTTCTACCAACTACCAATGTTAGGGGACACTTTCACACTAATCGCCAATGTACCAGGGTCTAATGACCATTATTGTCAggaaaaacaacaatttttactgcctgcatttcatttcttttctggTCATGATCAACTGATTTCATTATAGTTCCCCTACATGTAGAGCCTGTGTTTCAAGTAGGCTAAGCTTATcccatttgttactttttttttttgtatcttagtCCATTGTTCACACTTAGATATAGAACTATAGGTTTCTCAACATTATTTCAGGAGTTCCACCAtgataaaaggttgagaaaggctgctgaaGAGTGTCAGATGAGGCATGggtaaaatactaaaaacaaatggTGAAagtaatatttgttaataaaaattcaTTACTACAGATGGTCTCATCCCCTATTTAATTTTCAGGGCTAACTTGAGCTACTCACCATCGTTGTAGTCTTTCCGACTTTGGGAAAAGTGATACTGACGGGGAAAAGTGCCTCCTTTACCAAACCTCTCAGGACAAGGAATttcaaaatctaaaaacaaagaacatttatCAGAGCAATTATTCTACAaacattatatgaatatttcaggATGGTATATCACATAGCAACTTTGAAAACTTTATATGCACTTGTTCACTCCACTGCACCTTGTTAGTATGCAACTCTAATTGACTCAGTAATTCATACAAAAGAACAGAGAGGGGTAAGAGCAGGGAACTGGTACAGGGATTAGGACAGTTTATTTAACCCATTAATTGTTCATCTTAAACCCGATTGTATGGTGGCTGAGCAGGGACCTCACATTTGAGACATTATTCTCAGATCTAACTTGGCCAGATCAGGACACTGACATCCCATGTTTAAAGTGAAGGTAAATACACGTATAAGCTGGTCTAGTTTTCTTAAATTCGTGCAAAATAAACCACTAAACTGCactaatggaaaaatgtgttttcattacaAAACATGTGTACATAACTACCAATAAGAAACCATGacaaaaaagtgatttttctgattattttgaacactagaaaaaaaggtgaatttttttgTACTGTAGCACAATTTATTAGGATTTCTGTGTTTTGTGAACCCCTCAGCTTCTTGGTTAGCAGATGTTCTACACTGGCTCTTGTAATAAAACTGAAGCAATATCCATTTTCTGCAACAGCCAATCCAATTCTTTTTGCCATTCTTCAACTCTTAAAACAGAAATTTCTCTCCTTCACTTTGTTAATAAAGGCCACAATGTTTCCACATAGATCATGAGACATTCAGCTGTCATTATTCCCAAACTCTCAATCCCTTTCTCTCCATTTCCTGTAAATATTCAACATTTAAACCAGCACTCCACACAACATAACGGgttaagaagaagaaagagacaGAAGGTATATTAGTTATACTTTTCCTAAGTTTTATGATCTTTATTACCTAAATATTCGAAGCTGTCTTTCAGCTGACCTTTTCTTCTTGGAACTGGCGTAGAAAAAGCTGGGCTGCAGGCCAAGAAAAAAACCATTCCATTACATGGGGATTCCCCAGAAATAAAATAACCACAAGActgttaaagaaaacatttagcaaacaaGCTTTGCTGGGGCCCTTAGAGACCTGACAGAAACTGTGTACTCTCGGGGGCCAAGGAAATGAGACACATCTGGAAAGATGGGTACAATATGGAGTCTCTTCATAGGCAGATTCTctatatgcatacatatatacacaaatacatctatacataaaaatcaaaacaataaatgaaaacttgagaaaatgtatttttgcctaTCCAGTTATAAAAATGACAACGCAGCTCTGTATAGCTTCTACCTCTATCATTCTGAGCCCTGCTATAAAAAGATTACCCTGAGGCTGATTTTAAGCCAACTTCAGGTGCTTATAGTATATGCATTTAAAAGGATATTTAATATGGATTTACTGAATACAGAGCCGTATTTACTGGTATCCTTTAAATCTTGCTGTTGCtcacattttctaaatacaaaaagATATGGTATTTTATCAGCAGCAAACTTATCtgcaaactaaaaatattaataaaaagtcatCCTGTATAAATGATGAGCAAAGTAAAAAGCTGCATGATCTTTTACTGAGGCCATAAAAGTGAAATGCAAATGTCTGCAAGTGTAACTTCTACAATATTACCAAAAGTacaatatattgggcctgatctattaaatcTCTGGAGACTGGAAAAGATGCTATCATGGGTGAATGTGGGCAATCCAGCAAATGGATTTGGAAAACATATATGAAATAACAGGAATTGattttttgaaataaatttcaggtttgctaaatcatccaggttcacccatgatagtctatcttcccaagTGTTGGAAcaacttaataaatcaggatcattgaCTCACATTCCAACAATCATGTTCTTTTACTCTTTCTTTGGTTCAtacatttttactcttttacCCCTATTTACTGCTAAAATCATAATCTATAGCAGAATAATAATCTGTCCCAAATCCAGAATAAGAGTAGAGGAAAATAGCACAAACAGCAAGGGAGTGTTCAGACATTGCATTGATGGAAGTTAGGCCAGTATAGTTAGGCTTTAGGCTTTGTAGAGATGATTAATAATTCTCACTCAAAACGATAGTTACTAACTATTTTGGGTGGCAGTTTTAGGATCATTGTACAGGTAGGATATTTGGCTAATGATGAGTTGACTggtttatagagaaaaaaagggcGAGGGCAAAAGGTAGGCTGCTAAAGGAACATCAATAATCATTGCTTGTTTATTGATGTGGCAAGACAGATTCTTTAAACAATGTTGTGTGACATCTTTACTGACCCTAGGTTGGCCTAAAATTACCAAGAATGATTATCTCCAGCCACCAAATTCTAGCGTTTCTAATACACCTTGTTGTTTGCCGTCACAAGACATCAATGTGCAGTGTTGGTGTTACAGGCAGAATAGCTGCACATTTCCGGACACAAAACAACTATGATGTGTGCTTTTAGTGATTTTGtggaaccttaaaataaaaaaataaaacccagctAAACCATCAGCTTAAATCAGCTAAaacattaatgtatttaatgctaaaaaaaaaatacagtttttttctgttctgcagtGTGATAGAGGCAACATATgaaacagaaaatttaaaatattgtctaAGCAATTATTAGAATTTACCCTTAATATTTAACAGGGACCAACAATAGCTTGCTTTAAATGGGGCATTACTAATAGTGAATTAGTAGCCTGTGTTCTCATGTCCAATCATTAACAAAATGATTTTGCCATGGTTGCCTTAGGCTGTGTTGCTGTATATTAGAGTGTGTCTATATGTAGCTCTGTGTGTGTTACCCATCTCCGTCCTCTGATTGTCACCCTTTGCCTTAGTTATGTGAGCAATGTTTATCCAGCAGACAACCATCAATGGGCAAAGGTTTTCCTAGCTTCCAAATCCCACGCACTGAACTGAGGAACAGAATCTTCCTGCTTCTATACAGCACGGTACATATTTATTACCTGACATCATCTGAAAAACAGACAACTGCCCAGCAGTGCTGACTGTGTGTAGAAAGATGAATATTAGGAGATTGTAGGGGATCAATAGCCCTAGGAATAGTTTAAGAATCGGCCTGAGATGAGCATGATGGTCATGCTAGAGAAAACCTAGCATTAGACCAGGGGTCCCCCATCGTCATTTAGCGATCCAGATACTTTTCCAGATTTTTAAATGACAGACTACCAGCGATCTCCCCTTTCCATGAAACACTATCTTTACAGCGGTTCCTCATTCAATGTAACCAGCGACAATTGTTAggcatgtgtacaaagccttattTTACAATAAgtttaatacattaaaacaagTAATTAACAAGTGATAGAATTCTAAACTCCCGATtaccaaaaataattataatgtataaatagTGTATATCcagcaagcctttttttttttttagcgtgaGATAGTGTGAGATTCAATAAGGACTCCTGTCGAGTTTTACTGTTCTGTATTAGCTGTCAAAACCTAACAGTAGTTCCAATTTGTTCATAAgctttccaaaaaagaaaaaaaaagaattcgctggggttacactttaaaatacatCTGCACTTTTATATCATAATTAGAATGAAATGAATGATATCTTTTAATGGGAGCCATTGATATGAAACAAATGTCTTTACTGGAAGTATACTATTACACTAAAGAACCTATAGTGTGCTGCAGGTGATGGGGGTAGCAGATCAGAGTTGCATTTAGAGCACCTGAAGTTAAGGGAAACTTGTAAATCAAAGATAAccattgtttgttatttttattaagaaaaacactataccaaatatatttttgttactattatttttcactttctgtgtttgggacatattttacattacatatattacatcTTATGAACTGCAACTAATAGTAAAATTCAGTGCATCTCACAGACGTTTAAGGAAGAAAGCAGCATATGCAGAGTCAAAATATTACATGAGCAGCAAATACAGCCTAACAAAACTTAAAG
This window harbors:
- the LOC140331500 gene encoding mitogen-activated protein kinase kinase kinase 3-like, which codes for MITPGGAGLLGGITPSEQQVRIESVLPDRYPLECGLDRMLNMDEEEALNLIMKDLAALGRCGGLLDSNRNKNNKQQDARIKFEYNGEKRIIEFRRPVKLKDVLQKVTDAFGQTMDLHYANNELLVPLKYQEDLDKAIEHMDMNPSHRSLKIVVKAPSKNIHLQPVGTKQHHDMRISKSMGDILGSLYKDAGKSRKCSTGSLHTGRSSPPPGSVPDEQQQIARQKSITSINSEGEFIPEGVDPFISPNGSLSSSCHSLDQSLDSPAFSTPVPRRKGQLKDSFEYLDFEIPCPERFGKGGTFPRQYHFSQSRKDYNDGRRTFPRSYVPPENLFQLGPSSRTRSVNGDSTLQFDEPRKTRWRSLEKSLPFLHPPPADQCNKSPQAPENWRLGKLLGRGAFGEVYLCYDVDTGRELAVKQVPFDPDSQETSKEVNALECEIQLLKIHRHERIVQYYGCLRDPTERKLSIFVEYMPGGSIKDQLKAYGALTENVTRRYTRQILQGVSYLHSNMIVHRDIKGANILRDSAGNVKLGDFGASKRIQTICMSGTGIKSVTGTP